The sequence ATGGGCGCTTTTGGACGCCTGGGAGAGGAGGCTTCGCTGGCACACAAGGCGGGTCGGGCGACAGCGCTCTTTGTGCTGGTAACGGGGATCTTCTACACACTTGTTGGCCTGTCGCGCCTGGAGGGGGTTTCGCTAACGGGTGGAGCATCCGCTCCGGTTGCGGCTGGGGCATCGTCTGGCAGTTCCCTCAAGGCGGAACCGGCGCACGGCTTCTGGCAGATGAATGACATCGACGGTGCGCTATCTGATGCGAAGACTTCGGGCCGAAGGGTTCTGGTCGACTTTTGGGCGGACTGGTGCGCCGCTTGCAAGGAACTCGACCACAAGACCTGGAATGTTCCGGAAGTCGATGCCTACGTCCGGGCTAACCTCCATCCCGTCAAGGTCGATGGCACGAAGATCACCGCCGAGGTGAAAGCCGTCTGGGCGAAATATGGCGTGAGGGGTCTCCCAACGGTGCTGGTGCTTGCTCCCGACGGCACCGAACTGGCGAGGTTCGAGGCATTCCGAACCGCAGAGCAGGTGATGCCAGTGTTGCAGAGCGGTGCCAATAAGAGCGCTTCCGGCATTTGACCACCCATTTCATCCCACCTATTAGATGAGCTTCCCGTATAACCTAACGAGTCAAGTCCAATGTCCCTTGTCCCCAAGATCGACGATGCGGCCTTTGCAAGCGAAGTGATCGCGTCGGAACGCCTGACGGTTGTCGATTTCGGCGCCGAATGGTGCGGCCCTTGCAAGAAACTGCATCCGATAATGGCCGACCTGGCCCAGGTCTATGACGGCCGGGTCAAGATCGTCGAGGTCGATGTCGATCATGCACAGCAAACCTCGATAGAATACAGCATCACCAGCGTCCCGCAACTGCTCTTTTTCAAAGGCGGTAAGGTCCGGGAATCGGTCATCGGGTTTATTCCAAAAAGCAAGATTGAAGAAAAGATCGAACGTTACCTTAACGAATAGGATTCCCATCCCCTCATGAAGCGCACCCCAGCACTCGCACTGATAATAACCCTGTCGAGCCTGATAGCCGGGCTCTCCGCATCCAAGCCG is a genomic window of Calditrichota bacterium containing:
- the trxA gene encoding thioredoxin; translated protein: MSLVPKIDDAAFASEVIASERLTVVDFGAEWCGPCKKLHPIMADLAQVYDGRVKIVEVDVDHAQQTSIEYSITSVPQLLFFKGGKVRESVIGFIPKSKIEEKIERYLNE